The Anabaena sp. WA102 genome contains a region encoding:
- a CDS encoding Calx-beta domain-containing protein: protein MTEATIGSNSNELSLDVTVQKLTFSAQTDSSVSSTIEESTGLNALFNETGKIYLSVDGRGTFDSTGSVRVDKKPGATVRKAYLVADGTNITSSVIGTTAGINGTSINWDRTESTTVSSFSFYSYLSDVTSLVKPTIDAATDGIISIAVDEGNESASYEGLALAVLFDDPSQPADSSVILYFGGLRPTGATSTINFSSPVDTSLTLGATLGLGIGFSNAPAGQTSQVKVNGQPLTQVAGNYDDGQFGNGALFTVGGIGDSPDNPPSDSTDPATDDELYNLLPFINNGDTSLTLETVNPSNDDHIFFAHLTLNGISAVNIPSTITFSTTNYSVQEDGTPITQVTLTRSGGIIGEVSVTLTPSDGTATAGSDYDNNPITVTFGDGETTKTVAIAVIDDTIYEGDKTVNLTLSDPTGGAILGNQINSTLTIVENEPVPQSVYTFTYTYGNGDSYSGYGYAAQGTYTVDQVLDGYTNETGNPGYYTINSVDKTDIVNNNSVYVTSYTDGDTGYGTTNSISSWGYNGLGSESGYAYNSAGGLDDFSNSNEADLINQQYTFTYTYGNGDSYSGYGYAAQGTYTVGQVLDGYTNETGNPGYYTIDSVDNAGTGNNNYVYVTSYTDGDTGYGSAYGGYGNGYNGLGSESGYAYNSAGGGDDFSNSNEADLINQQYTFTYTYGNGDSYSGFGYAAQGTYTVGQVLDGYTNETGNPGYYTIDSVDNAGTGNNNYVYVTSYTDGDTGYGTTNSISSWGYGGLGSEYGSAYNANYSGDTGFNSYYEADLPAVLQVRLNLLADNNGTPGEIISNDQVGLNRSFFVEIQVADLRGNAAGVNGLGLNLAWDGLILESIDTPFDPTNIITANFPLLQDGTVDNSSGLINNLSGGSLPAFELGQAIGVNQLERFALLRFQTENSTGTYYFTTTVDSAALADDNPYYSLDVETYQPIVVTPAYSQYNFTYNYGNGDSYTGYVYAVDGTYAAGQTIGGYNETGYPGQYTIDSITPTALDSSYNNRVYVTSYTDGDTGYGTTTNVSRDWQGVNGYGGLGSEGGNAYDVNGNSSDPYFSQYYEADIQNQLFNYTYTYGNGDSYSGYGYALAGTYTAGQVLGGYANETGYTGQYTIDSVSAVTTDSSYNNRVYVTSYTDGDTLYGETTNLYSYGGGSGFGSEYGYAYTAEGYTYDSYFSQYSEADLVIPGLAITDNSGNANDSSIKFTTELSKFRKNFQDSDYVRPNYADTTKYFDITNTGSGVLVVSDIQINVSGVTVNLDLSGDKDLLVNPGSSQRVNLTYDPLVAGENFDFDKNGSSLVLFTNIPDWSQYEVKLSGKSTFNSDINYDGKVNTGDLGSLNQARTNFNRGIFDGTADINGDGLISTLDANALTADIRLKLSV from the coding sequence ATGACGGAAGCTACTATTGGATCAAATTCAAATGAGTTAAGTCTTGATGTAACTGTTCAGAAACTTACCTTCTCTGCACAGACTGACTCCTCCGTCTCTTCTACCATAGAAGAATCCACTGGGTTAAATGCCCTCTTCAATGAGACTGGAAAAATTTACCTCTCTGTTGATGGTCGTGGAACTTTCGATTCAACAGGATCTGTTCGGGTTGACAAAAAGCCCGGTGCTACCGTTCGCAAAGCTTATTTAGTGGCTGATGGCACAAATATTACCAGCAGTGTTATTGGCACAACTGCTGGAATAAATGGTACAAGTATTAATTGGGATCGAACTGAATCTACAACGGTTTCCAGTTTTAGCTTCTACAGCTACCTCAGTGATGTTACTTCATTAGTAAAACCTACTATTGATGCCGCAACAGATGGTATCATTAGTATTGCTGTTGACGAAGGAAACGAATCTGCATCATACGAAGGACTCGCTCTTGCTGTGTTGTTTGATGATCCTAGTCAACCGGCAGATAGTAGCGTAATTTTGTACTTTGGTGGTTTACGCCCTACAGGTGCAACTTCCACGATCAATTTTTCTTCTCCTGTTGATACCAGTTTAACTCTCGGAGCAACTTTAGGGTTAGGAATTGGATTTAGTAACGCCCCCGCAGGACAAACCTCTCAAGTTAAAGTTAACGGTCAACCATTAACTCAAGTTGCAGGTAATTATGATGACGGTCAATTTGGTAACGGGGCTTTGTTTACTGTTGGTGGTATAGGAGATAGTCCTGATAACCCACCCTCCGATAGCACAGATCCAGCAACAGATGATGAACTTTACAATCTGTTACCCTTCATTAATAACGGAGATACTAGTCTTACACTGGAAACGGTTAATCCGTCCAATGATGATCATATCTTCTTTGCTCATCTCACTCTAAATGGCATCAGTGCAGTAAATATTCCCAGCACTATCACATTCAGTACCACCAATTACAGTGTTCAAGAAGACGGAACTCCCATTACCCAAGTAACTCTTACTCGTTCAGGGGGAATCATCGGCGAAGTAAGTGTCACCCTAACCCCCAGTGACGGAACTGCAACAGCAGGTAGTGACTACGACAACAATCCCATTACTGTCACCTTTGGCGATGGTGAAACGACTAAAACTGTAGCTATTGCCGTTATTGATGACACCATTTACGAAGGTGATAAAACCGTCAATTTAACCCTAAGCGATCCTACGGGAGGCGCAATATTAGGTAATCAAATAAACTCAACCCTCACTATTGTTGAGAATGAACCTGTTCCCCAAAGCGTTTATACCTTTACCTATACCTATGGTAATGGCGATAGCTATTCTGGTTATGGCTATGCTGCACAGGGAACCTATACGGTTGATCAAGTATTGGATGGTTACACCAATGAAACAGGCAACCCCGGCTATTACACCATTAATTCTGTTGACAAGACTGATATTGTCAACAACAACTCCGTCTATGTGACTAGCTACACCGATGGCGATACTGGTTATGGTACAACAAATAGTATTAGCTCGTGGGGCTACAATGGTTTAGGCTCTGAATCCGGCTATGCCTACAATTCTGCTGGGGGCCTTGACGATTTCAGTAACTCCAATGAAGCCGACCTAATCAACCAACAATATACCTTTACCTATACCTATGGTAATGGAGATAGCTATTCTGGTTATGGCTATGCTGCACAGGGAACCTATACGGTTGGTCAAGTATTGGATGGTTACACCAATGAAACAGGCAACCCAGGCTATTACACCATTGATTCTGTTGACAATGCTGGCACTGGCAACAACAACTACGTCTATGTGACTAGCTACACCGATGGCGATACTGGTTATGGTTCTGCTTACGGTGGTTACGGTAATGGCTATAATGGTTTAGGCTCTGAATCTGGCTATGCCTACAATTCTGCTGGGGGCGGTGACGATTTCAGTAACTCCAATGAAGCCGACCTAATCAACCAACAATATACCTTTACCTATACCTATGGTAATGGAGATAGCTATTCTGGTTTTGGCTATGCTGCACAGGGAACCTATACGGTTGGTCAAGTATTGGATGGTTACACCAATGAAACAGGCAACCCAGGCTATTACACCATTGATTCTGTTGACAATGCTGGCACTGGCAACAACAACTACGTCTATGTGACTAGCTACACCGATGGGGATACTGGTTATGGTACAACAAATAGCATTAGCTCGTGGGGCTACGGTGGTTTAGGCTCTGAATATGGCTCTGCCTACAATGCGAACTATTCAGGAGACACTGGGTTCAACAGCTATTACGAAGCAGATTTGCCTGCCGTCCTGCAAGTGCGACTGAATCTGCTGGCAGATAACAATGGAACACCCGGTGAAATAATCAGCAATGACCAAGTAGGACTAAATCGTTCCTTCTTTGTAGAAATACAGGTAGCAGACCTGCGTGGAAATGCGGCTGGGGTTAACGGTTTAGGACTTAATTTAGCTTGGGATGGGCTGATTCTGGAATCTATTGATACGCCCTTTGACCCCACCAACATTATCACCGCCAATTTCCCACTGTTACAGGATGGAACTGTAGACAATAGCAGTGGTTTGATTAACAACCTCAGTGGCGGTTCTCTCCCCGCTTTTGAATTGGGTCAAGCTATAGGAGTGAATCAGTTAGAACGCTTTGCTCTTCTGCGCTTCCAAACAGAAAATTCCACCGGGACTTACTATTTCACAACCACAGTAGATAGCGCTGCTTTAGCGGATGACAATCCCTACTACTCTCTGGATGTGGAAACATACCAACCAATTGTGGTAACTCCGGCTTACAGCCAATATAACTTTACCTATAACTACGGTAATGGGGATAGTTATACGGGTTATGTTTATGCTGTGGATGGAACTTATGCAGCAGGTCAAACCATTGGCGGCTACAACGAAACGGGGTATCCAGGTCAGTACACTATTGACTCCATTACCCCCACTGCTTTAGATAGTTCCTATAACAACCGCGTCTATGTCACCAGCTACACCGATGGTGATACTGGTTATGGAACAACAACCAATGTGTCCCGTGACTGGCAGGGTGTTAATGGCTATGGGGGACTTGGTTCGGAAGGTGGCAATGCCTATGACGTAAATGGCAATAGTTCCGACCCCTACTTTAGCCAATACTACGAAGCTGACATCCAGAACCAACTATTTAACTACACCTACACCTACGGTAATGGCGATAGTTATAGTGGTTACGGCTACGCTTTAGCAGGAACCTATACAGCAGGTCAAGTATTGGGTGGTTATGCCAATGAGACAGGCTATACAGGACAATACACCATTGACTCAGTAAGCGCTGTAACAACGGATAGTTCCTACAACAATCGTGTCTATGTCACCAGCTACACAGATGGCGACACCCTCTACGGTGAGACCACCAATCTCTATAGCTATGGCGGCGGCTCTGGTTTTGGCTCAGAATACGGTTATGCCTACACAGCAGAGGGGTATACTTATGATTCCTACTTCAGCCAATACTCCGAAGCTGATCTTGTGATTCCAGGTTTGGCTATTACCGATAATTCAGGCAATGCCAATGATTCTAGTATCAAATTCACAACAGAACTATCCAAGTTCCGTAAGAACTTCCAAGACAGCGATTATGTCCGCCCCAATTATGCTGATACCACCAAATACTTTGACATCACCAATACGGGGTCAGGTGTTCTGGTGGTTTCCGATATTCAGATTAATGTCAGCGGGGTGACTGTGAATCTGGATTTGTCAGGGGATAAAGACCTGTTGGTGAATCCGGGTTCTAGTCAACGGGTTAACTTGACCTATGATCCTTTGGTGGCTGGGGAAAACTTTGATTTTGATAAAAATGGTAGTAGTCTGGTATTGTTTACCAACATTCCTGATTGGTCTCAGTACGAGGTTAAATTGTCCGGTAAATCCACCTTTAACTCAGACATCAACTATGATGGCAAAGTTAATACTGGTGATTTAGGTTCACTGAACCAAGCAAGAACGAACTTTAATAGGGGAATTTTTGATGGCACTGCTGATATCAATGGTGATGGGTTGATTAGTACCCTTGATGCAAATGCCTTAACTGCTGACATTAGACTGAAATTGTCGGTTTAA